In Litorimonas taeanensis, one DNA window encodes the following:
- a CDS encoding sensor histidine kinase, with product MADPKVDKITENNAGRSVEAKRVRLRSRRKGARRRLFSSRLTQVIFFSNLIGLLILVSGSLAMNRFESSLIEAKVDNLHSLAATITTVIGEQATGFGSAAKLDIDGAKQVLRGVNVPSGWRVRLHDRSGGVVADTERLDDTITISPLDPIIPEQEPQKNYEVWKEELQEWTQNHIQNLPWRKAKRNHFRRDLRADVRSALSGEKSMGPRYDDKDNLIVSVSVPVQRVQQVLGVVTVESNDVGNIVSAERKALAPIIGLAVLAALLSSLALTLFITLPMRKLSIAAEVVSRSSDKRDAIPDLSKRRDEIGDLSSMMREMTLGLYSRIDDIANFAADVAHEIKNPLTSLRSASDTLRVAKTDEQRGQLIDIIQKDVSRMDRLITDISKASKVDANLARDTAQSLDVSEIIHNITEFYQQTGAESGPRVENSVSDLGESPVFIRAFETPFAQVLRNLIDNALTFSPENGVVRLTAKTEVEQNKEFVVLSVEDEGPGIPPDSLETVFERFYTQRPKGAEFGNHSGLGLAICRQIISAHNGIIFAENKTDMDGNVSGARFVVKIPRQSMKSS from the coding sequence ATGGCTGACCCAAAGGTTGATAAGATAACAGAAAATAACGCTGGACGCTCGGTTGAGGCAAAGCGGGTGCGTTTGCGTAGCCGCCGAAAGGGGGCGCGTCGCCGGCTATTCTCTTCTCGTTTGACACAGGTCATCTTCTTTTCGAACCTTATTGGCCTGCTAATTTTAGTCTCAGGTTCTTTGGCTATGAACCGATTTGAATCAAGCTTGATAGAGGCAAAGGTTGATAACCTTCATTCATTAGCCGCCACAATTACGACTGTCATTGGAGAGCAAGCGACTGGCTTTGGCTCTGCGGCCAAATTAGATATTGATGGCGCAAAACAAGTCCTGCGAGGGGTGAATGTTCCTTCTGGCTGGCGTGTCAGATTGCATGACCGTTCAGGTGGGGTCGTGGCTGATACAGAGCGTCTTGATGACACAATTACAATAAGCCCATTGGACCCGATTATTCCAGAGCAAGAGCCTCAGAAAAACTACGAAGTTTGGAAAGAGGAACTCCAGGAGTGGACCCAAAACCATATTCAAAATCTTCCGTGGAGAAAAGCAAAGCGTAATCATTTCAGGCGAGACCTAAGAGCAGATGTGCGTTCAGCGTTAAGCGGAGAAAAATCTATGGGGCCGCGTTATGATGATAAAGACAATCTTATCGTCAGCGTTTCGGTGCCCGTACAAAGAGTGCAACAGGTCTTAGGTGTTGTCACTGTAGAAAGTAATGATGTTGGCAATATTGTTAGCGCGGAACGAAAAGCCTTGGCCCCCATAATTGGTCTTGCTGTCTTAGCCGCATTGCTAAGCTCGCTCGCTTTGACTTTATTCATTACTTTACCGATGCGCAAATTGTCTATTGCTGCAGAGGTCGTTTCGAGGAGCTCAGATAAAAGAGATGCCATTCCAGACTTGTCAAAACGTCGGGATGAAATTGGGGATTTATCGTCAATGATGCGAGAGATGACCTTAGGGTTATATTCCCGCATCGATGATATCGCGAACTTTGCCGCAGATGTCGCGCATGAAATTAAAAACCCACTTACGAGTTTACGTTCAGCCTCTGATACTTTGCGTGTTGCCAAAACAGATGAACAAAGAGGGCAGCTGATTGATATCATACAAAAAGATGTGTCCCGCATGGATCGCTTGATTACAGACATTTCAAAAGCTTCTAAAGTCGATGCAAATTTGGCACGAGACACAGCGCAGTCTTTGGATGTTTCTGAAATCATACATAATATAACAGAGTTTTATCAACAAACAGGCGCCGAGAGTGGGCCGCGTGTAGAAAACTCTGTATCGGATTTAGGGGAATCGCCGGTATTTATCCGGGCGTTTGAGACGCCGTTTGCCCAGGTCCTCAGGAATTTGATTGATAATGCTTTGACCTTTTCTCCTGAAAATGGCGTTGTACGCCTTACTGCCAAAACCGAAGTTGAGCAAAATAAAGAATTCGTGGTTTTGTCCGTTGAAGATGAAGGGCCCGGTATTCCGCCAGATAGTTTGGAAACGGTTTTTGAGAGATTTTATACGCAAAGACCAAAAGGTGCCGAATTTGGGAACCACTCAGGGTTAGGTCTGGCGATTTGCCGCCAAATCATCAGTGCCCATAATGGAATTATTTTTGCAGAAAACAAAACGGATATGGATGGTAACGTAAGTGGCGCGCGTTTTGTGGTGAAGATACCAAGGCAATCCATGAAATCATCTTAG
- a CDS encoding phosphoribosylanthranilate isomerase: MTSQVKICGLTRTVDIEQSIESGAEFLGFIIEAPSKRRLSLSQARHLFNSSIGRAKRVAVTVNADDALLDEIQNSLKPDYVQFHGDETVEQIANIGRRYNFKTIKACAIATDKDMLSANEYAGVADLILYDAKPPKGSNIRGGHGLSIDWNIIKRAPTPKVFALAGGLTPETVKDALNVTHAPILDVSSGVEASAGVKDSAKIKAFMKAVKDNG; encoded by the coding sequence ATGACGTCTCAAGTGAAAATATGTGGCCTCACTCGCACCGTAGACATTGAACAGTCTATAGAATCGGGTGCGGAATTTTTAGGGTTCATTATCGAAGCCCCCAGTAAGAGGCGTCTAAGCCTGTCCCAAGCCAGACATCTATTTAATTCCAGTATCGGGCGGGCCAAACGCGTTGCTGTTACGGTTAATGCTGATGATGCACTTCTTGACGAAATCCAAAACAGTTTAAAACCGGATTACGTACAGTTTCACGGCGATGAGACTGTCGAACAGATTGCCAATATTGGGCGACGCTATAACTTTAAAACCATAAAAGCCTGCGCAATCGCCACCGATAAAGACATGCTCTCGGCAAATGAATATGCGGGTGTCGCTGACCTCATATTATATGATGCCAAACCGCCTAAAGGATCAAACATTCGAGGAGGGCACGGTCTCTCTATCGATTGGAATATTATCAAACGAGCCCCCACACCAAAGGTTTTTGCGCTCGCAGGCGGATTAACACCAGAGACCGTAAAAGACGCGCTAAATGTCACGCATGCCCCCATCCTTGATGTTAGCTCTGGCGTCGAAGCCAGCGCAGGGGTAAAGGACAGCGCAAAGATTAAAGCCTTTATGAAAGCCGTAAAAGACAATGGGTAA
- a CDS encoding response regulator transcription factor, producing MSKIYLVDDDENILTSVSMFLESEGYEVRKFHDGVTALEALKTSPPDLAVFDVKMPRMDGLELLRRLRQTSNLPVIFLTSKDDEFDEAIGFNMGADDYITKPFSQRLLGERIKAVLRRASMTSIEMPVPQEGDDKVIRRGKMVLDPNRHACSWDGTPVRLTVTEFLILESLARRPGYVKSRDQLMDAAYDDQVYVDDRTIDSHIKRLRKKFRKTDKTFDGIETLYGVGYKYKEA from the coding sequence ATGTCCAAGATTTATTTGGTCGATGATGACGAAAATATTCTTACTTCTGTCTCAATGTTTCTTGAAAGTGAGGGGTATGAAGTCCGTAAATTCCATGATGGCGTAACGGCATTAGAGGCCCTGAAAACATCGCCTCCGGATTTGGCTGTCTTTGATGTGAAAATGCCGCGAATGGATGGTTTAGAGCTATTGCGTCGCTTGCGTCAAACGTCAAACCTTCCCGTTATTTTCTTAACGTCTAAAGACGATGAATTTGATGAAGCCATTGGGTTTAATATGGGCGCTGATGATTATATCACAAAGCCTTTCTCTCAACGTCTGCTAGGTGAACGTATAAAGGCCGTTTTGCGCCGTGCGTCGATGACCTCTATTGAAATGCCTGTCCCACAAGAAGGAGACGACAAAGTTATTCGTCGTGGCAAAATGGTTCTTGACCCGAACCGCCATGCTTGTTCATGGGACGGAACACCCGTTCGGTTGACGGTCACTGAATTTTTGATTTTAGAAAGTCTGGCGCGCCGCCCGGGTTACGTGAAATCCAGAGATCAGTTGATGGATGCAGCCTATGATGATCAAGTTTACGTCGATGACCGGACTATTGATTCGCATATCAAGCGATTGCGTAAAAAATTCAGAAAGACCGATAAAACTTTTGACGGTATCGAAACACTTTATGGTGTGGGCTATAAATATAAGGAAGCCTAG
- a CDS encoding HPr family phosphocarrier protein — translation MSQTAQITLTLTNKRGLHARASNKFMETVMQFQSQVWVRSHNDVCAERVEADSVMELLLLGAACNEDITVTAQGKDAPETIQAIADLVKDRFGEED, via the coding sequence ATGAGCCAGACGGCACAAATCACGTTGACTTTGACCAATAAACGGGGGCTCCATGCGCGAGCGTCAAACAAGTTTATGGAAACTGTCATGCAGTTTCAGTCACAAGTTTGGGTGCGTAGTCATAATGATGTTTGTGCCGAGCGCGTAGAGGCCGATTCTGTTATGGAGTTGTTATTATTGGGGGCGGCCTGCAACGAAGATATAACTGTTACGGCGCAAGGCAAAGATGCCCCGGAAACTATTCAAGCCATTGCGGATTTAGTAAAAGACCGTTTTGGAGAAGAAGACTAA
- a CDS encoding DUF1328 domain-containing protein gives MLRWSIIFFVFALIAAFLGFSGLAGAASGIAQILFVVFLVLLVISFVMKALRGRDVV, from the coding sequence ATGTTACGTTGGTCTATTATATTTTTCGTTTTTGCCCTTATCGCGGCCTTTCTAGGCTTCTCTGGACTTGCAGGCGCAGCGAGCGGTATCGCGCAAATTCTTTTCGTCGTTTTCTTGGTGTTATTGGTTATTTCATTCGTGATGAAAGCCTTAAGAGGACGGGATGTAGTCTAG
- a CDS encoding PTS sugar transporter subunit IIA: MIGLVIVTHGQLAVELRRATEHVVGPQEALETVCIGPDDDMEHRRDDIAAAVNRVSHKSGVVILTDMFGGTPSNLAISMMREGQVEVLAGVNLPMLIKLAEARKTATLEEASVKAKDAGQRYIAIASKILAGET, translated from the coding sequence TTGATTGGTTTGGTCATTGTTACCCATGGACAGCTCGCTGTAGAGCTACGCCGCGCTACTGAACATGTTGTAGGTCCGCAAGAGGCTTTAGAGACCGTTTGTATTGGCCCTGATGATGACATGGAACATCGTCGTGATGATATTGCCGCAGCCGTCAACAGAGTGAGCCATAAGTCTGGGGTTGTTATTTTGACGGATATGTTTGGTGGTACACCGTCAAATTTGGCGATTTCCATGATGCGCGAAGGGCAGGTCGAAGTTCTCGCTGGCGTGAATTTGCCAATGCTTATTAAACTTGCAGAGGCACGTAAGACAGCGACATTAGAAGAAGCCTCAGTCAAAGCCAAAGATGCAGGTCAACGCTATATCGCAATTGCATCCAAAATTCTGGCCGGAGAAACATAG
- the carB gene encoding carbamoyl-phosphate synthase large subunit, whose protein sequence is MPKRTDISSILIIGAGPIIIGQACEFDYSGVQACKALKDEGYRVILVNSNPATIMTDPGMADATYIEPITPEIVEKIIAIEKPDALLPTMGGQTALNTALALEEMGVLEKYDVEMIGAKADVIDKAENRERFAQAMTKIGLENPRATIVTAPDGDIEAGVEKAIEALDYTGLPAIIRPAFTMGGTGGGVAYDIEAYKDIIRSGLKASPTNQVLVDESLLGWKEYEMEVVRDKADNCIIICSIENIDPMGVHTGDSITVAPALTLTDKEYQRMRDASIAVLREIGVETGGSNVQFGVNPADGRMVVIEMNPRVSRSSALASKATGFPIAKIAAKLAVGYTLDELDNDITGATPAAFEPTIDYVVTKIPRFAFEKFPGSEPVLTTAMKSVGEAMAIGRTFTESFQKALRSLETDLTGLNEINFDPDGELKGEMLRDAIIERLKILAPDRLLVIAQAMRQGFDIEEIYNITMIDKWFLRQIETLIKAESWLTETGLPSDAETWRAIKAEGFSDARIAELTHTTESNVRTARHAAKVRPVFKRVDTCAAEFQAKTPYMYSTYENPSFGGVVEDEARVSDKKKVIILGGGPNRIGQGIEFDYCCCHAAYALADIGIESIMVNCNPETVSTDYDTSDRLYFEPLTEEDVLELITTEKEKGELLGVIVQFGGQTPLKLAEALESNGIPLLGTKRDALDRAEDRERFKDLVEMLGLKQPNNAIARTVKEAQSAAEYVGYPLVLRPSNVLGGRGMEIVDSDAELNRYINEAVKVSGKSPLLIDQYLRDAIEVDVDVICDGEDVFVAGIMEHIEEAGVHSGDSACSLPPYTLSPAIITELGRQAKALALELGVVGLMNTQFAVKDEVVYLIEVNPRASRTVPFVAKAIGLPVANIAAKVMAGEKLSSFDLSTRPQKYIAVKEAVFPFARFPGVDTVLGPEMRSTGEVMGLSETFGMAFAKSQLGGGVTLPRSGKVFISVRDEHKPLMSVLAKELIGLGFTILATGGTATFLKNQGVAVETVNKVHEGSPHIVDAMKSEDVQLVFNTTSGKQSLKDSFSLRRTALTQKIPYFTTAAAARASVEAIKDLANGDYQVESLQSIAAG, encoded by the coding sequence ATGCCTAAACGTACCGACATCTCTTCCATCCTTATAATCGGGGCGGGACCAATTATTATTGGCCAAGCCTGTGAGTTTGACTATTCAGGGGTACAGGCCTGTAAAGCGCTGAAGGACGAGGGGTATCGAGTCATTTTGGTGAACTCCAATCCCGCAACAATCATGACTGACCCGGGCATGGCTGATGCCACTTATATCGAACCCATCACCCCAGAAATCGTTGAGAAAATTATCGCCATCGAAAAGCCAGATGCCCTTCTGCCAACGATGGGAGGGCAAACGGCTTTGAACACCGCCTTGGCCCTCGAAGAAATGGGCGTGCTTGAAAAATATGATGTGGAAATGATTGGGGCGAAAGCCGATGTAATCGACAAAGCTGAAAACCGCGAACGTTTTGCCCAAGCCATGACGAAAATTGGCTTGGAAAACCCACGGGCTACTATTGTGACTGCTCCTGATGGAGATATCGAAGCGGGCGTTGAAAAAGCGATTGAGGCCCTCGACTATACAGGCTTGCCAGCGATTATTCGACCGGCCTTTACAATGGGCGGTACGGGCGGCGGCGTCGCCTATGATATTGAGGCTTATAAAGACATTATCCGTTCTGGCCTCAAGGCCTCTCCAACCAATCAAGTTCTTGTGGATGAGAGCTTGCTTGGCTGGAAAGAGTACGAAATGGAAGTCGTTCGAGACAAAGCTGATAATTGTATTATCATTTGCTCGATTGAAAATATTGACCCTATGGGTGTGCATACTGGGGATTCCATCACTGTAGCCCCTGCGCTGACATTAACCGATAAAGAATATCAGCGCATGCGCGATGCCTCTATAGCGGTTCTGCGCGAAATTGGCGTTGAAACAGGGGGGTCGAATGTTCAATTTGGCGTAAATCCAGCGGATGGCCGCATGGTTGTGATTGAAATGAATCCCCGCGTTTCACGGTCTTCTGCCTTAGCGTCAAAAGCCACGGGCTTTCCAATTGCGAAAATTGCGGCAAAGCTGGCTGTAGGATACACGCTTGATGAATTGGATAATGATATAACGGGCGCAACGCCAGCGGCCTTTGAGCCGACCATTGATTATGTCGTGACAAAAATCCCTCGTTTTGCCTTTGAGAAATTTCCAGGTTCTGAACCCGTTTTAACCACGGCAATGAAGTCAGTCGGCGAGGCGATGGCGATTGGCCGAACCTTCACAGAGAGCTTCCAAAAAGCTCTGCGTTCACTTGAAACGGATCTAACCGGTTTAAACGAAATTAATTTCGATCCGGATGGCGAACTCAAAGGGGAAATGCTACGCGACGCCATTATTGAGCGGTTAAAAATCCTAGCGCCCGATCGTTTGCTCGTAATTGCACAAGCCATGCGACAAGGTTTCGATATAGAAGAAATTTACAATATCACGATGATTGATAAGTGGTTCTTGCGCCAAATCGAAACGCTCATAAAAGCAGAGAGCTGGTTGACAGAAACAGGGTTGCCTAGTGATGCAGAAACATGGCGTGCGATAAAGGCTGAAGGTTTCTCAGACGCCCGCATTGCAGAGCTTACACATACAACAGAATCCAACGTTCGAACTGCTCGACATGCCGCAAAAGTTCGCCCCGTCTTCAAACGCGTTGATACATGCGCCGCCGAGTTTCAGGCGAAAACTCCTTATATGTATTCCACCTATGAAAACCCAAGCTTTGGCGGTGTTGTCGAAGATGAAGCGCGTGTTTCAGACAAAAAGAAAGTTATCATTTTAGGCGGCGGGCCTAACCGTATTGGTCAAGGCATTGAATTTGATTATTGCTGTTGCCATGCGGCCTATGCATTGGCGGATATTGGCATAGAATCCATCATGGTTAATTGTAACCCTGAAACTGTTTCAACGGATTACGATACATCCGACCGTTTGTATTTTGAACCCTTGACCGAAGAAGATGTGCTTGAGCTTATCACTACGGAAAAAGAAAAGGGTGAGCTTCTTGGCGTGATTGTGCAGTTTGGTGGTCAGACACCGCTGAAACTAGCCGAAGCGCTTGAAAGTAATGGTATCCCTCTTTTGGGCACAAAACGTGATGCACTCGACCGCGCTGAAGACCGTGAACGGTTTAAAGATCTTGTTGAGATGTTAGGTCTTAAACAGCCCAATAATGCAATTGCGCGGACTGTAAAAGAAGCGCAATCCGCTGCGGAATATGTCGGTTATCCGCTTGTCCTGCGTCCTTCTAATGTCCTTGGCGGACGGGGTATGGAAATCGTTGATAGCGATGCAGAATTAAACCGCTACATTAATGAAGCAGTGAAGGTTTCTGGAAAATCACCACTCTTAATCGATCAATATTTGAGAGATGCAATTGAAGTGGACGTAGACGTTATCTGCGATGGCGAAGACGTTTTTGTTGCAGGCATCATGGAGCATATCGAGGAAGCAGGCGTTCACTCTGGTGACTCTGCCTGTTCATTACCGCCTTACACATTGTCACCCGCCATCATTACTGAACTAGGCCGGCAAGCAAAAGCACTGGCTTTAGAACTGGGCGTTGTTGGATTGATGAACACGCAATTTGCCGTCAAAGACGAAGTTGTTTACCTGATTGAAGTCAATCCTCGTGCCTCACGGACTGTCCCTTTTGTAGCTAAAGCTATTGGTCTCCCCGTGGCGAATATCGCGGCAAAAGTCATGGCAGGAGAGAAACTCTCTAGTTTTGATTTATCGACACGCCCGCAAAAATATATTGCTGTAAAGGAAGCGGTATTCCCCTTTGCGCGTTTCCCTGGCGTTGATACTGTTCTTGGCCCTGAGATGCGCTCAACAGGAGAGGTCATGGGGCTTTCTGAGACATTTGGAATGGCCTTTGCCAAGAGCCAATTGGGCGGTGGTGTGACTTTGCCACGCTCGGGTAAGGTATTTATTTCAGTGCGTGATGAACATAAGCCGCTTATGTCGGTTTTGGCTAAAGAGCTTATTGGCCTAGGCTTTACAATTCTGGCGACAGGCGGAACAGCAACATTTCTTAAAAACCAAGGTGTGGCTGTTGAGACTGTCAACAAGGTTCACGAAGGCTCGCCGCACATTGTTGACGCAATGAAAAGTGAAGATGTGCAACTTGTCTTTAATACGACCAGTGGCAAGCAGTCTCTGAAAGATAGCTTCTCGCTTCGCCGAACGGCTTTGACACAGAAAATCCCATACTTCACGACGGCTGCGGCAGCGCGTGCCAGTGTGGAAGCTATTAAAGATTTAGCAAATGGTGATTACCAAGTCGAAAGCCTACAAAGTATTGCGGCGGGTTAG
- the trpA gene encoding tryptophan synthase subunit alpha: MTQRIDQTFANRKAKGQAAFVAYIMGGDPDRETSQRILNALPENGVDIIELGIPFTDPMADGPVIEEAGIRAREAGTTLTSVLEMATEFRKTNTSTPIIVMGYANPIHHMGFEKFSSAAKEAGVDGAIIVDLPPEEDTDLRKAFEKHDLALIRLATPTTDSARLPKVVSGTKGFVYYVSMNGVTGATLAQGGTITDQVARVKQAANLPVVVGFGVKTPERAKEIAKDADGVVVGTAIVKAIEENGPDEALKLVKSLADATHSVTKG; encoded by the coding sequence ATGACCCAACGCATTGATCAAACATTCGCCAATCGCAAAGCCAAAGGCCAAGCGGCCTTCGTTGCCTATATAATGGGCGGTGATCCAGACCGAGAGACGTCTCAGCGCATACTTAATGCTTTACCCGAAAACGGTGTTGATATTATCGAGTTAGGCATTCCGTTTACAGACCCGATGGCTGACGGCCCCGTTATTGAAGAGGCTGGCATACGCGCGCGCGAGGCAGGAACGACCCTGACATCCGTTTTAGAAATGGCTACAGAATTCAGAAAAACAAATACATCAACACCTATTATTGTCATGGGCTATGCCAACCCAATACATCATATGGGTTTTGAAAAATTCTCTAGCGCTGCGAAAGAGGCGGGGGTAGATGGCGCAATCATTGTCGATCTACCGCCTGAAGAAGACACTGACTTACGAAAAGCCTTTGAAAAACATGACCTCGCTCTCATTCGCCTTGCTACCCCAACAACGGATAGTGCGCGCTTGCCAAAAGTCGTAAGTGGCACCAAAGGCTTTGTATATTATGTGTCTATGAATGGCGTGACAGGAGCCACGCTTGCCCAAGGCGGAACAATTACTGATCAAGTTGCCCGCGTTAAACAAGCTGCCAACCTACCCGTTGTTGTGGGTTTTGGGGTAAAAACCCCTGAACGCGCAAAAGAAATTGCCAAAGATGCAGATGGTGTGGTCGTGGGCACCGCTATTGTAAAAGCCATAGAAGAAAATGGCCCTGATGAAGCATTGAAACTGGTAAAGTCTCTCGCTGACGCAACGCATAGTGTAACAAAGGGGTAG
- the trpB gene encoding tryptophan synthase subunit beta — protein sequence MGKPENISFPDENGRFGDFGGRYVAETLMPPILELEKAYEEAKADPEFQKELDYFLKYYVGRPSPLYFAERLTEEIGGAKIYFKRDELNHTGAHKINNCMGQLLLAKRMGKKRIIAETGAGQHGVATATVAARLGMDCIVYMGAVDIVRQKPNVFRMRLLGAEVRAVHSGTATLKDAMNEALRDWVTNVEETFYCIGTVAGPHPYPAMVRDFQAIIGREAKVQIIEAEGRLPDAVVACIGGGSNAMGLFHDFVDDKDVRLIGVEAAGKGVNSGLHAASLTGGSPGILHGNRTYLLQDEHGQIDDAHSISAGLDYPGIGPEHAFLHDIGRAEYVSATDDEALHWFQECARLEGILPALEPSHAIPRTVELAKDLGKDGLIIMNMCGRGDKDVFTIADALGEHISEGTQG from the coding sequence ATGGGTAAACCAGAAAACATTTCCTTCCCTGATGAAAATGGCCGGTTTGGTGATTTTGGCGGACGCTATGTCGCTGAAACTTTGATGCCGCCTATCTTAGAGCTCGAGAAAGCTTATGAAGAAGCGAAAGCGGACCCTGAGTTTCAAAAAGAATTAGATTATTTTTTAAAATATTATGTCGGTCGCCCGAGCCCTCTTTATTTTGCTGAACGCCTCACAGAAGAAATAGGCGGTGCCAAAATCTATTTCAAGCGAGATGAATTAAACCACACAGGCGCTCACAAAATTAATAACTGCATGGGACAACTTTTACTCGCCAAACGTATGGGTAAAAAACGTATCATTGCTGAAACCGGTGCAGGTCAACATGGCGTCGCCACAGCCACCGTGGCAGCTCGTCTCGGTATGGACTGTATTGTGTATATGGGGGCGGTCGATATTGTTCGTCAAAAACCAAATGTCTTTCGCATGCGTCTTCTTGGTGCCGAAGTCAGAGCGGTCCATAGCGGAACAGCCACACTCAAGGATGCAATGAATGAAGCCCTGCGGGATTGGGTTACCAATGTAGAAGAAACTTTTTATTGCATCGGCACAGTCGCAGGCCCGCATCCCTACCCCGCAATGGTTCGAGACTTTCAAGCAATTATTGGCCGAGAAGCAAAGGTTCAAATTATTGAAGCGGAAGGTCGTTTACCCGATGCCGTTGTCGCTTGCATTGGCGGGGGCTCCAACGCAATGGGATTATTTCATGATTTTGTAGATGATAAAGATGTACGCCTCATCGGCGTGGAAGCTGCGGGTAAAGGCGTGAACTCAGGATTACACGCCGCATCTCTAACGGGAGGCTCTCCTGGTATTTTACATGGAAACCGCACCTATCTGCTCCAAGACGAACACGGTCAAATTGACGATGCCCATTCAATTAGTGCAGGTCTCGACTACCCTGGGATTGGGCCAGAACATGCCTTCTTACATGATATTGGCCGCGCCGAATATGTCAGTGCAACAGATGATGAAGCCCTTCATTGGTTCCAAGAATGCGCGCGCCTTGAGGGTATTCTTCCAGCTTTGGAGCCGAGCCACGCAATTCCTCGCACAGTCGAACTTGCCAAAGATTTAGGTAAAGACGGGCTTATTATTATGAATATGTGCGGACGCGGCGATAAAGATGTCTTCACGATTGCCGATGCCCTTGGCGAACATATTTCTGAGGGAACGCAGGGGTGA
- the rpoN gene encoding RNA polymerase factor sigma-54, producing MALAPKLQARQGQQLAMTPQLRQAIKLLQYSNIELSEFVEEQLESNPLLERGTGDENRRGEDVAATLNETLKAMLDKETPAAAQSELDAPDHAIDSEATAADVGGSVDWSRNDSSGSFSGSNDYDAAANTAADITLAEHVQAQRAMLRLDQKDILIADYMIGQLDEAGYLRMSLDEVSENLSVNKSRVSSVLVQLQTCEPTGLFARDLSECLGLQLREAGYLDEAMQTLLANLELLAKHDLSKLMTLCDVGRDQMAAMIARVRDCSPKPGAIFGGRVAAVVEPDVFIRETPQGGWAVELNADTLPRVLVNMRYYNEIKCAGGDDELAREFISECHQNANWLVKSLDQRARTILKVASEIVKQQDAFFAYGVDHMRPLKLKDVADAIEMHESTVSRVTSNKFMHTTRGLFELKYFFTAAIPSLDGGEGHSAESVRNKIKILISEETIKSVKSDDKLVKLLRAQGIDIARRTVAKYRESMGIPSSVERRRIFKHAI from the coding sequence GTGGCGCTCGCACCAAAATTACAGGCTCGGCAGGGTCAACAATTAGCAATGACGCCGCAATTGCGGCAAGCCATCAAACTTTTGCAATATTCTAATATTGAACTCTCTGAATTTGTTGAAGAACAGCTAGAGTCTAACCCTTTATTAGAGCGCGGAACGGGGGATGAAAATCGCCGGGGTGAAGACGTTGCTGCAACGCTGAATGAAACTTTGAAAGCTATGCTTGATAAAGAAACGCCTGCTGCGGCTCAATCAGAGTTGGATGCCCCTGACCATGCGATTGATTCTGAAGCCACAGCGGCAGATGTTGGTGGCTCTGTGGACTGGTCGCGAAATGATAGTTCGGGTAGTTTTTCAGGTAGCAATGATTACGATGCTGCTGCGAATACGGCGGCGGATATTACATTGGCCGAACATGTTCAGGCACAGCGTGCTATGCTACGACTTGATCAGAAAGACATCTTGATTGCTGATTATATGATAGGGCAATTAGACGAGGCTGGATACTTACGAATGAGTCTTGATGAAGTGTCAGAAAATCTAAGCGTGAACAAATCGCGTGTGTCCTCTGTTTTGGTGCAGCTGCAAACATGTGAACCCACAGGATTGTTTGCTCGTGATTTATCAGAGTGTTTGGGACTACAGCTGCGTGAGGCAGGGTATTTAGACGAGGCCATGCAAACGCTCTTGGCCAACCTTGAATTACTTGCCAAACATGATTTATCTAAACTTATGACGCTTTGTGACGTTGGCCGAGACCAAATGGCGGCAATGATTGCGCGTGTAAGAGACTGTTCACCAAAGCCTGGGGCTATATTTGGGGGCCGTGTTGCCGCTGTTGTAGAGCCCGATGTGTTTATTCGGGAAACGCCTCAGGGTGGCTGGGCTGTTGAACTCAACGCTGACACTTTGCCCCGTGTATTAGTAAATATGCGGTATTATAATGAAATTAAATGCGCCGGCGGCGATGATGAGCTCGCCAGAGAGTTTATTTCTGAATGTCATCAAAATGCCAATTGGTTGGTTAAATCTTTGGATCAGCGGGCGCGGACAATTTTGAAAGTAGCTTCAGAGATTGTCAAACAACAGGATGCCTTTTTTGCTTATGGCGTCGACCATATGCGGCCTTTGAAATTAAAAGATGTCGCCGATGCCATAGAAATGCATGAAAGCACCGTCAGCCGTGTGACTTCTAACAAGTTCATGCACACAACACGTGGGTTATTCGAACTGAAATATTTCTTCACAGCGGCTATTCCCAGTTTAGATGGCGGAGAGGGGCACTCAGCGGAGTCCGTACGCAATAAAATCAAAATTTTGATTTCAGAGGAAACAATCAAATCTGTGAAATCTGATGATAAACTAGTGAAGCTCTTACGGGCGCAGGGTATTGATATCGCTCGTCGGACTGTGGCTAAATACCGAGAGAGCATGGGAATACCCAGCAGTGTTGAACGCCGCCGGATATTCAAACATGCAATTTAA